One stretch of Rhipicephalus sanguineus isolate Rsan-2018 chromosome 10, BIME_Rsan_1.4, whole genome shotgun sequence DNA includes these proteins:
- the LOC119371737 gene encoding uncharacterized protein LOC119371737 isoform X1: MSNAGSVASRGRGRGRGRLRPSQTIETPNSSTRAGNAAKPNGAVMDQNASCTAASSTPTCNSAYDKLAHKRLDPKYGGGGDAATIAVLNKRHTGPAIRQPGRAQSNWWDRASDVQNAVVSNRKSPCVANTSSSGSASGNRQSNLPGRGRDAPRHASHEEHDRQQRRPVAGRPRKDFAYGGTDTANAMPSSSSRPGTKPFATSSKSWKSPPSIHEARHGQPSIASVAAGTGHLYALHLHNNCPNLPPVEDIVKHLQQIQILFQCAGLSMEMPCSMTDTEPCWILNNLRTFNRILMRVDIELKEEEPRKLCVCSLNEAVVANSDADGLFDACILFHLLLKRHKCIQTLHLDKTVVASGYPQILCDALACNRGLRHLAIACWDFLPSTERTLVYSLCKMPALETIGIFKLSVGPSAATRIGDMIARAKCVHNVKFLENDMSPEAGTELMKGLCRNSTLELIWLDDNALGIGGARFLGEYLAMSSKLRDLSLSDVPCFDEQQLVFIAEGLKTNCSLEKLKIHGCHVTPAGIDRLAEVLKSNTTLKHLTVSSCNLAQAETKSLAILLEFNAGLLEVDLRDNLINDFGAVRLAQALKFNMHLETLNLEANHINSQGVVSLVEALASNNVLKELRLGCFEAEDEEDERAVTTALNRIAAHGRVRLCYDMLSGVLQLSESLRMNADRITSVHLDASVDLDSDCLKDLFVALASVPCLKSLCIESQTNMDGSAARRFAKLLSTTKTLKHIQINSCNADNVALETVMRGLKKNQSVLHMEMEFSAISSSCTDAFVEMLKGNKTLTHFGYLTTKLSELYVIARELPANRVLTSLKIWERPGFQDVVFEINEILRRNVSYLNRAVEFALAPEKFGIRRHPAAIFEELCDTESFQNHLARVAGPRGASEAMHNARRYITTHLFAIAGVCQVPVTCWPHPEGARQIDCLDMLCWLNIFAHLKVTDIPRSSMES, translated from the exons ATGTCGAATGCCGGCAGCGTTGCATCCCGAGGACGCGGTCGTGGCAGAGGCCGTCTCAG GCCCAGCCAGACTATCGAGACCCCTAACAGCAGCACAAGAGCAGGTAACGCTGCCAAGCCTAATGGGGCTGTCATGGACCAGAATGCATCATGCACAGCAGCGTCTTCGACTCCTACTTGTAATTCTGCTTATGACAAGTTGGCACACAAGCGCTTGGATCCCAAATATGGAGGTGGTGGTGATGCTGCGACAATTGCTGTGCTCAATAAGAGGCATACTGGCCCGGCGATCAGACAACCCGGAAGGGCACAGAGTAATTGGTGGGACAGAGCAAGTGATGTCCAGAATGCTGTTGTAAGCAATCGGAAGTCTCCGTGTGTGGCAAATACAAGCAGTTCGGGCAGTGCTTCCGGGAACCGCCAGTCCAACTTGCCGGGACGCGGCAGGGATGCACCCAGGCATGCTTCTCACGAGGAACATGATAGACAACAGCGCAGGCCAGTTGCGGGAAGACCCCGGAAAGACTTTGCCTACGGCGGAACTGACACGGCGAATGCCATGCCCTCCTCTAGTAGCCGTCCAGGTACCAAACCATTTGCAACATCCTCGAAGAGCTGGAAAAGTCCGCCTAGTATCCACGAGGCACGACACGGACAACCTTCCATCGCGTCTGTGGCTGCTGGCACGGGCCATTTGTATGCGCTGCATTTGCACAACAACTGTCCCAATTTGCCGCCAGTGGAGGATATTGTGAAGCATCTACAACAAATACAGATATTATTTCAGTGTGCAGGCCTCAGTATGGAAATGCCCTGCTCGATGACAGACACAGAGCCCTGTTGGATCCTCAACAACCTGAGAACATTCAACCGCATCCTGATGAGGGTCGATATTGAGCTGAAAGAGGAAGAGCCCCGTAAACTCTGTGTCTGTTCCCTCAACGAAGCGGTGGTGGCAAATTCTGACGCTGACGGGCTCTTTGATGCTTGCATCCTGTTCCACCTTCTCCTCAAGAGGCacaagtgcatacagacgctgcACCTAGACAAGACGGTTGTGGCATCCGGTTACCCCCAGATACTCTGTGATGCACTGGCCTGCAACAGGGGCCTCAGGCACCTTGCCATTGCTTGTTGGGACTTCTTGCCCAGCACCGAACGCACACTCGTCTACTCGCTATGCAAGATGCCCGCGCTTGAGACTATCGGCATCTTCAAACTGTCTGTCGGGCCAAGTGCAGCCACGCGCATTGGGGACATGATAGCAAGGGCAAAGTGTGTGCACAACGTGAAGTTCCTGGAAAATGACATGTCGCCTGAGGCCGGCACAGAGCTTATGAAGGGACTGTGTCGGAACAGCACCCTCGAGCTTATATGGCTCGATGACAATGCCCTTGGAATCGGCGGAGCGCGCTTCCTTGGCGAATACCTGGCCATGTCTTCCAAGCTGCGAGATCTGTCGCTTAGCGATGTGCCATGCTTTGATGAACAGCAGCTCGTGTTCATTGCGGAGGGGCTGAAGACCAATTGTAGCCTCGAGAAACTGAAGATTCATGGGTGCCACGTTACTCCAGCCGGCATTGACAGGCTTGCTGAAGTTTTAAAGAGCAACACCACTCTCAAGCACCTGACGGTGTCCTCGTGCAACCTTGCCCAAGCGGAGACGAAGTCTCTCGCCATCCTTCTGGAGTTCAACGCCGGCCTCCTCGAAGTAGACTTAAGGGACAACCTTATCAACGACTTTGGAGCAGTGCGATTGGCTCAGGCACTGAAGTTCAATATGCACCTCGAGACACTCAACCTCGAGGCTAACCATATTAACTCGCAAGGAGTGGTTTCACTCGTCGAAGCACTCGCCAGCAACAATGTTCTTAAAGAGCTGAGGCTAGGCTGCttcgaagcagaagatgaagaggacgaaaggGCTGTCACGACAGCCTTGAATCGTATTGCAGCACATGGCCGAGTGCGACTGTGCTACGACATGCTCTCGGGTGTCTTGCAGCTCTCGGAGAGCCTCCGCATGAATGCAGACCGAATCACGTCAGTACACCTGGATGCAAGCGTCGACCTAGATTCCGACTGCCTCAAGGACCTGTTTGTTGCACTGGCTTCCGTTCCATGCCTCAAATCCCTCTGCATAGAGTCCCAAACCAACATGGACGGTTCTGCTGCAAGGAGGTTTGCCAAACTGCTGAGCACAACGAAGACGTTGAAGCACATTCAGATCAACAGCTGCAATGCAGACAATGTGGCCCTGGAAACAGTCATGAGGGGCTTGAAGAAGAACCAGTCTGTGTTGCACATGGAGATGGAGTTCTCAGCCATCAGCAGTTCGTGCACAGACGCATTTGTGGAGATGTTGAAGGGTAACAAGACGCTCACCCACTTTGGATACCTTACGACCAAGCTGTCTGAACTGTATGTCATTGCTCGCGAGCTGCCTGCGAACCGCGTCCTCACCTCTCTCAAGATTTGGGAGAGGCCCGGCTTCCAGGACGTTGTTTTTGAAATCAACGAGATCCTTCGCCGCAACGTCTCCTACCTTAACCGAGCTGTTGAATTTGCCCTGGCCCCGGAGAAGTTTGGCATCCGGCGGCATCCGGCTGCAATTTTCGAGGAGCTCTGCGACACGGAATCCTTCCAGAACCATCTGGCCAGGGTTGCCGGCCCACGCGGTGCGTCCGAGGCAATGCACAATGCCCGTCGATACATCACCACCCACCTGTTTGCCATCGCGGGGGTTTGCCAGGTACCCGTCACTTGCTGGCCTCACCCGGAAGGTGCGCGGCAAATTGACTGTCTGGACATGTTGTGTTGGCTGAACATATTTGCGCATCTGAAAGTGACGGACATACCGCGTAGTTCGATGGAGTCTTGA
- the LOC119371737 gene encoding uncharacterized protein LOC119371737 isoform X2 — protein MDQNASCTAASSTPTCNSAYDKLAHKRLDPKYGGGGDAATIAVLNKRHTGPAIRQPGRAQSNWWDRASDVQNAVVSNRKSPCVANTSSSGSASGNRQSNLPGRGRDAPRHASHEEHDRQQRRPVAGRPRKDFAYGGTDTANAMPSSSSRPGTKPFATSSKSWKSPPSIHEARHGQPSIASVAAGTGHLYALHLHNNCPNLPPVEDIVKHLQQIQILFQCAGLSMEMPCSMTDTEPCWILNNLRTFNRILMRVDIELKEEEPRKLCVCSLNEAVVANSDADGLFDACILFHLLLKRHKCIQTLHLDKTVVASGYPQILCDALACNRGLRHLAIACWDFLPSTERTLVYSLCKMPALETIGIFKLSVGPSAATRIGDMIARAKCVHNVKFLENDMSPEAGTELMKGLCRNSTLELIWLDDNALGIGGARFLGEYLAMSSKLRDLSLSDVPCFDEQQLVFIAEGLKTNCSLEKLKIHGCHVTPAGIDRLAEVLKSNTTLKHLTVSSCNLAQAETKSLAILLEFNAGLLEVDLRDNLINDFGAVRLAQALKFNMHLETLNLEANHINSQGVVSLVEALASNNVLKELRLGCFEAEDEEDERAVTTALNRIAAHGRVRLCYDMLSGVLQLSESLRMNADRITSVHLDASVDLDSDCLKDLFVALASVPCLKSLCIESQTNMDGSAARRFAKLLSTTKTLKHIQINSCNADNVALETVMRGLKKNQSVLHMEMEFSAISSSCTDAFVEMLKGNKTLTHFGYLTTKLSELYVIARELPANRVLTSLKIWERPGFQDVVFEINEILRRNVSYLNRAVEFALAPEKFGIRRHPAAIFEELCDTESFQNHLARVAGPRGASEAMHNARRYITTHLFAIAGVCQVPVTCWPHPEGARQIDCLDMLCWLNIFAHLKVTDIPRSSMES, from the coding sequence ATGGACCAGAATGCATCATGCACAGCAGCGTCTTCGACTCCTACTTGTAATTCTGCTTATGACAAGTTGGCACACAAGCGCTTGGATCCCAAATATGGAGGTGGTGGTGATGCTGCGACAATTGCTGTGCTCAATAAGAGGCATACTGGCCCGGCGATCAGACAACCCGGAAGGGCACAGAGTAATTGGTGGGACAGAGCAAGTGATGTCCAGAATGCTGTTGTAAGCAATCGGAAGTCTCCGTGTGTGGCAAATACAAGCAGTTCGGGCAGTGCTTCCGGGAACCGCCAGTCCAACTTGCCGGGACGCGGCAGGGATGCACCCAGGCATGCTTCTCACGAGGAACATGATAGACAACAGCGCAGGCCAGTTGCGGGAAGACCCCGGAAAGACTTTGCCTACGGCGGAACTGACACGGCGAATGCCATGCCCTCCTCTAGTAGCCGTCCAGGTACCAAACCATTTGCAACATCCTCGAAGAGCTGGAAAAGTCCGCCTAGTATCCACGAGGCACGACACGGACAACCTTCCATCGCGTCTGTGGCTGCTGGCACGGGCCATTTGTATGCGCTGCATTTGCACAACAACTGTCCCAATTTGCCGCCAGTGGAGGATATTGTGAAGCATCTACAACAAATACAGATATTATTTCAGTGTGCAGGCCTCAGTATGGAAATGCCCTGCTCGATGACAGACACAGAGCCCTGTTGGATCCTCAACAACCTGAGAACATTCAACCGCATCCTGATGAGGGTCGATATTGAGCTGAAAGAGGAAGAGCCCCGTAAACTCTGTGTCTGTTCCCTCAACGAAGCGGTGGTGGCAAATTCTGACGCTGACGGGCTCTTTGATGCTTGCATCCTGTTCCACCTTCTCCTCAAGAGGCacaagtgcatacagacgctgcACCTAGACAAGACGGTTGTGGCATCCGGTTACCCCCAGATACTCTGTGATGCACTGGCCTGCAACAGGGGCCTCAGGCACCTTGCCATTGCTTGTTGGGACTTCTTGCCCAGCACCGAACGCACACTCGTCTACTCGCTATGCAAGATGCCCGCGCTTGAGACTATCGGCATCTTCAAACTGTCTGTCGGGCCAAGTGCAGCCACGCGCATTGGGGACATGATAGCAAGGGCAAAGTGTGTGCACAACGTGAAGTTCCTGGAAAATGACATGTCGCCTGAGGCCGGCACAGAGCTTATGAAGGGACTGTGTCGGAACAGCACCCTCGAGCTTATATGGCTCGATGACAATGCCCTTGGAATCGGCGGAGCGCGCTTCCTTGGCGAATACCTGGCCATGTCTTCCAAGCTGCGAGATCTGTCGCTTAGCGATGTGCCATGCTTTGATGAACAGCAGCTCGTGTTCATTGCGGAGGGGCTGAAGACCAATTGTAGCCTCGAGAAACTGAAGATTCATGGGTGCCACGTTACTCCAGCCGGCATTGACAGGCTTGCTGAAGTTTTAAAGAGCAACACCACTCTCAAGCACCTGACGGTGTCCTCGTGCAACCTTGCCCAAGCGGAGACGAAGTCTCTCGCCATCCTTCTGGAGTTCAACGCCGGCCTCCTCGAAGTAGACTTAAGGGACAACCTTATCAACGACTTTGGAGCAGTGCGATTGGCTCAGGCACTGAAGTTCAATATGCACCTCGAGACACTCAACCTCGAGGCTAACCATATTAACTCGCAAGGAGTGGTTTCACTCGTCGAAGCACTCGCCAGCAACAATGTTCTTAAAGAGCTGAGGCTAGGCTGCttcgaagcagaagatgaagaggacgaaaggGCTGTCACGACAGCCTTGAATCGTATTGCAGCACATGGCCGAGTGCGACTGTGCTACGACATGCTCTCGGGTGTCTTGCAGCTCTCGGAGAGCCTCCGCATGAATGCAGACCGAATCACGTCAGTACACCTGGATGCAAGCGTCGACCTAGATTCCGACTGCCTCAAGGACCTGTTTGTTGCACTGGCTTCCGTTCCATGCCTCAAATCCCTCTGCATAGAGTCCCAAACCAACATGGACGGTTCTGCTGCAAGGAGGTTTGCCAAACTGCTGAGCACAACGAAGACGTTGAAGCACATTCAGATCAACAGCTGCAATGCAGACAATGTGGCCCTGGAAACAGTCATGAGGGGCTTGAAGAAGAACCAGTCTGTGTTGCACATGGAGATGGAGTTCTCAGCCATCAGCAGTTCGTGCACAGACGCATTTGTGGAGATGTTGAAGGGTAACAAGACGCTCACCCACTTTGGATACCTTACGACCAAGCTGTCTGAACTGTATGTCATTGCTCGCGAGCTGCCTGCGAACCGCGTCCTCACCTCTCTCAAGATTTGGGAGAGGCCCGGCTTCCAGGACGTTGTTTTTGAAATCAACGAGATCCTTCGCCGCAACGTCTCCTACCTTAACCGAGCTGTTGAATTTGCCCTGGCCCCGGAGAAGTTTGGCATCCGGCGGCATCCGGCTGCAATTTTCGAGGAGCTCTGCGACACGGAATCCTTCCAGAACCATCTGGCCAGGGTTGCCGGCCCACGCGGTGCGTCCGAGGCAATGCACAATGCCCGTCGATACATCACCACCCACCTGTTTGCCATCGCGGGGGTTTGCCAGGTACCCGTCACTTGCTGGCCTCACCCGGAAGGTGCGCGGCAAATTGACTGTCTGGACATGTTGTGTTGGCTGAACATATTTGCGCATCTGAAAGTGACGGACATACCGCGTAGTTCGATGGAGTCTTGA
- the LOC119371738 gene encoding uncharacterized protein LOC119371738, giving the protein MSRVGDLVSRSISFTNGPFSKFLPGTAKPCTSSPPSEDCWLCKEVNHWNSALASLSLELTEEEPGRLCLRTSRDANPYAFCDTRFLLSCLVRQHACIKRLNVCHNVFDCRTVATSELQKLGPGGAVECIEISGRAARFWTTLLDTVGDVFSLRSLRIEDFVVNADSTSRLVELVQANKGCLRELSFSAHYAHPKIPVELICALYRCEALTELSLYGQPTLEATTALEQLMQSNESIQKLSLQDNTQDQRILSALCNSLSANFSPTELHYECASLNFGQLLQLLQCNSRLESLVLSGNKNRPMHLGKLHGMSLNALLVHSAGLRSLEVRHCAWTSHAAEEVAAGLARNSSLERFDVSRCYLDFGIVLALCRALETNDTLKMLVFPPNDDFLHEPVGLSGKLMAAKCFARVTTTWPKAYTPALTKALKVPLLCPEELHLSAFESYDGSFQQLCKALGNSTIKCLYVKISIFSSSQVETLREALAANSSIRKLVLQEDSISISCCFTVAEALNKNRTVAEISLSIHELNDCGVKRLQLVALASDALEKLTLNCIYVAQGCMRDMRDLCPSLTSSGTLTGFSVFNERRRIECLDAEVKHCVDQNRRKWNCALQFVLNPCVNKRWAVAFESLREKPCFLQRVVRASGKPSQDALIMIRSAKGFIARNYLLVTGVVSRDIACHPHPGTQIDSLNSDCWLTIVQYLRVLDVIDDTSVSWC; this is encoded by the exons ATGTCGCGCGTCGGAGACCTTGTTTCTCGCTCCATATCGTTCACCAATGGTCCGTTTTCAAAGTTTCTGCCGGGCACAGCCAAGCCATGCACTTCGTCACCGCCGTCCGAGGATTGCTGGCTCTGCAAAGAAGTGAACCACTGGAACTCTGCACTGGCCTCTCTCTCGCTCGAACTGACAGAGGAAGAGCCAGGACGCTTGTGCCTGCGCACTTCCCGCGACGCCAACCCCTACGCCTTCTGCGACACGCGCTTTCTTCTGTCGTGCCTTGTCCGCCAGCACGCGTGTATCAAGAGGCTCAACGTTTGCCACAACGTGTTCGACTGTCGGACTGTTGCAACGTCTGAACTGCAAAAGCTGGGGCCGGGTGGTGCCGTCGAGTGCATAGAGATTTCCGGACGCGCGGCTCGTTTTTGGACTACATTGTTGGACACTGTCGGTGACGTATTCTCTTTAAGGAGCCTGCGCATCGAAGACTTTGTCGTCAACGCCGACTCCACGTCGCGGCTCGTGGAACTTGTTCAGGCGAATAAAGGATGTCTGCGGGAACTCTCCTTTTCTGCGCACTATGCGCACCCCAAGATCCCGGTAGAGTTGATTTGCGCCCTCTACCGGTGCGAAGCCCTGACAGAGCTGTCGCTATACGGACAGCCGACGCTAGAGGCTACCACTGCACTGGAACAACTCATGCAGTCGAACGAATCTATCCAGAAGCTATCTCTTCAAGACAATACCCAAGACCAACGCATCCTAAGTGCGCTATGCAATAGCCTGAGTGCAAACTTCTCTCCCACGGAGCTGCACTACGAATGCGCAAGCCTGAATTTCGGACAGCTGCTGCAGCTGCTTCAGTGCAATAGCAGGCTCGAGTCTCTGGTTCTGAGTGGTAACAAGAACAGACCAATGCATTTGGGAAAGCTCCATGGCATGTCGTTGAACGCGCTACTGGTGCACAGTGCTGGACTTCGCAGCTTGGAGGTTCGTCACTGCGCCTGGACCAGTCATGCCGCCGAAGAGGTTGCTGCCGGATTGGCACGCAACAGTTCCCTCGAGCGCTTCGATGTGTCTCGGTGTTACCTCGACTTTGGCATAGTGCTGGCACTATGCAGGGCGCTTGAAACCAACGATACCTTGAAGATGCTGGTGTTTCCCCCCAACGATGACTTCCTGCATGAGCC agtTGGTTTATCTGGAAAGCTGATGGCTGCCAAATGTTTTGCCCGCGTGACGACAACTTGGCCGAAGGCGTATACTCCGGCCCTCACGAAAGCCTTAAAGGTGCCCTTGCTATGTCCAGAGGAGCTGCACCTCTCTGCCTTCGAGTCTTACGACGGCTCTTTTCAACAACTGTGCAAAGCCCTCGGTAACAGCACCATCAAGTGCCTCTACGTTAAAATCTCCATCTTCTCGAGCAGCCAGGTGGAAACATTGCGCGAAGCACTCGCTGCCAACTCCTCCATCAGGAAGCTTGTATTGCAAGAGGACAGCATATCCATTAGCTGCTGTTTTACTGTGGCCGAAGCTCTCAACAAAAACAGAACGGTGGCCGAAATTTCTCTCAGCATCCACGAGCTGAACGACTGCGGTGTAAAACGTCTTCAGTTGGTGGCTCTTGCCAGTGATGCCTTGGAAAAGTTGACGCTAAACTGCATCTATGTGGCGCAGGGATGCATGCGTGACATGCGCGACCTTTGCCCCTCACTGACCTCTAGTGGCACGCTAACGGGTTTCTCCGTCTTCAATGAGAGGCGCCGAATTGAATGTTTAGACGCTGAAGTCAAGCACTGTGTGGATCAGAACAGGAGAAAATGGAACTGTGCCCTTCAGTTTGTGCTCAACCCCTGCGTCAACAAGCGCTGGGCAGTGGCGTTCGAGTCGCTGAGGGAAAAGCCTTGTTTCCTCCAGCGCGTCGTGAGAGCCTCGGGAAAGCCGTCGCAAGACGCATTGATAATGATCAGATCAGCTAAGGGTTTCATAGCGAGAAACTACCTTTTAGTAACTGGGGTTGTGTCGCGAGACATCGCTTGCCATCCTCACCCGGGGACTCAGATAGATAGCCTGAACAGTGACTGCTGGCTTACCATTGTACAGTACCTAAGAGTGCTCGATGTGATCGATGACACTTCCGTAAGTTGGTGCTAA